The Vibrio agarivorans genome window below encodes:
- a CDS encoding DUF294 nucleotidyltransferase-like domain-containing protein: MEVELLEIQSFLSIHPPFDELPEEVMQHVTKHVEISYFRADTPIIHFGDPIHDLYVVRTGVVEVYRRKGELYNRLDEGDMFGQMGLLTNNKVRFPVKAIEDTLVYCIPEPIFQELYDEFDGFADFVEIDDKRRLRNAISVSNEENDLTTAKVRSLLTGDVPQIMRDETIQAAAVMMADQAVSSLLIMDPNIPDDDEEDRSQLIGIITDRDLCTRVLAAGLDPQAPLDTVMTTELVSLDHNAYVYEAMLTMLRYNVHHLPVLKDRKPIGVIETTDIIRYESQNSLLLVSSIFQQQTIEDLAALSEQVKDSFVRMVNEDANSHMVGSAMSVIGRSFKQRIIELAEEELGNAPIPYCFLALGSMGRDEQLIVTDQDNAIILDDSFEKEKHGEYFEKFAKFICDALDKCGYSYCTGDIMATNPEWRMTRREWEACFANWIDDPNPKALLNASIFFDLDGVYGRLKWAEQLNGFIVRRARKNNRFLACLARNALNRTPPLGFFQGFVMEKDGQHKNSINLKRRGTAPLADLIRVHAMAVGSRAKNSFERLDDIIDANILPKGRAKDLRDAMEFICMVRIRHQALDVEHGIEADNNIEPDNLSDFERRNLKDAFQILSNAQNFLKFRYQASNNFR; this comes from the coding sequence ATGGAAGTTGAGCTGCTCGAAATTCAAAGTTTTTTATCCATTCATCCCCCTTTTGACGAACTGCCAGAAGAGGTCATGCAACATGTCACTAAACATGTCGAGATCTCCTACTTTCGAGCTGACACCCCCATCATCCACTTTGGCGATCCTATCCATGACCTTTATGTCGTAAGAACTGGCGTTGTCGAGGTATATCGCCGCAAAGGTGAGCTCTACAATCGTCTTGATGAAGGCGATATGTTTGGTCAAATGGGGTTATTAACCAACAACAAAGTGCGCTTCCCGGTCAAAGCGATTGAAGATACCTTGGTTTACTGTATTCCAGAGCCCATCTTCCAAGAGCTTTATGATGAGTTTGATGGCTTTGCGGATTTTGTCGAGATTGATGATAAGCGACGCCTTCGCAACGCCATCTCTGTCTCGAACGAAGAGAACGACCTAACGACAGCAAAGGTTCGTTCACTTTTAACCGGTGATGTGCCTCAGATTATGCGTGATGAAACAATTCAAGCAGCGGCCGTCATGATGGCCGACCAGGCCGTCTCCTCACTGTTAATCATGGATCCAAACATTCCTGATGATGACGAAGAAGATCGCTCTCAACTAATTGGTATTATTACCGACCGAGACCTTTGTACTCGTGTGTTAGCCGCTGGTTTAGACCCTCAGGCGCCACTTGATACTGTAATGACAACCGAACTGGTGTCACTTGATCACAACGCTTACGTTTATGAAGCGATGCTAACGATGCTACGTTACAACGTTCATCACCTGCCAGTGCTAAAAGATAGAAAACCGATTGGCGTGATCGAGACTACCGATATCATCCGCTATGAATCACAAAACTCACTGCTACTAGTAAGTAGTATCTTCCAGCAACAAACTATTGAAGATCTCGCCGCACTGTCTGAACAAGTAAAAGATAGTTTCGTGCGCATGGTCAATGAAGATGCTAACTCGCACATGGTGGGCAGTGCCATGTCAGTTATAGGCCGTTCGTTTAAACAGCGAATTATTGAGCTTGCTGAAGAAGAGTTGGGTAACGCCCCTATCCCATATTGTTTCTTAGCGCTTGGTTCTATGGGCCGCGACGAGCAGCTTATTGTCACAGACCAAGATAATGCCATTATCTTAGATGACAGCTTTGAGAAAGAGAAACACGGAGAGTACTTCGAGAAGTTCGCCAAATTTATCTGTGATGCCCTCGACAAGTGCGGCTACAGTTACTGCACTGGTGACATTATGGCCACAAACCCTGAATGGCGTATGACGCGTCGCGAGTGGGAGGCGTGTTTTGCTAACTGGATCGATGATCCAAATCCAAAAGCGCTACTCAACGCTTCTATCTTCTTCGACCTCGATGGTGTCTATGGTCGCTTAAAGTGGGCAGAACAACTCAACGGATTCATTGTTCGTCGCGCCCGAAAGAACAATCGCTTCTTGGCCTGCCTTGCACGTAATGCGCTGAATCGCACGCCGCCACTCGGCTTTTTCCAGGGTTTTGTTATGGAGAAAGACGGCCAACACAAGAACTCTATCAACTTAAAACGTCGTGGCACCGCCCCGCTTGCCGATCTCATTCGTGTTCATGCTATGGCTGTGGGCTCTAGGGCTAAAAACTCCTTCGAGCGTCTCGACGACATTATCGATGCAAACATCTTACCCAAAGGGCGAGCCAAAGATTTACGTGATGCGATGGAGTTTATCTGCATGGTTCGCATTCGCCACCAAGCACTTGATGTTGAACATGGTATTGAAGCTGACAACAACATCGAACCAGACAACCTGTCTGACTTTGAACGTCGAAACCTCAAAGATGCGTTCCAGATCTTAAGCAATGCGCAAAATTTCCTTAAATTCCGCTATCAAGCCAGTAACAATTTTAGGTAG
- a CDS encoding DEAD/DEAH box helicase, which translates to MSFTSLGLSVPLLKAIDEQGYTEPSPIQAQAIPAVITGKDVMAAAQTGTGKTAGFVLPILQRLSNGQRVRSNHVRALILTPTRELAAQVQENAFKYSRYTDLKSTVVFGGVKINPQMMALRNGVDVLVATPGRLLDLYQQNAIKFEQLEVLVLDEADRMLDMGFIRDIKKILALLPKQRQNLLFSATFSDEIRALAKELVNDPVEISVSPRNTTAETVEQCIYTTDKRKKAPLLVSLIKENNWKQVLIFARTKHGANRLSFHLDKQGISSAAIHGNKSQGARTRALEGFKNGEISTLVATDIAARGIDISHLPYVVNFDLPHVAADYVHRIGRTGRAGAVGEAVSLVCNDEVSELFAIERLIQKLLPRKEHPEYKAVNEVPESVLDTRPTKPKKPKKPKKPKTAQMNADKPEHADGQRSSSKRRGNKPVSKNPRHKQVRKFKPKTTQSDK; encoded by the coding sequence ATGAGTTTCACTTCCCTAGGTCTATCCGTTCCACTTTTAAAAGCGATTGACGAACAAGGTTATACCGAGCCATCGCCAATCCAAGCGCAAGCGATCCCTGCGGTTATCACAGGTAAAGATGTGATGGCAGCTGCGCAAACCGGAACTGGTAAGACTGCGGGTTTTGTGCTGCCAATTTTGCAGCGACTGTCTAACGGTCAACGTGTGCGTAGTAACCATGTTCGTGCGTTGATATTAACTCCGACTCGTGAACTGGCCGCTCAGGTTCAAGAAAACGCCTTTAAGTACAGCCGCTATACTGACCTTAAATCTACGGTAGTTTTTGGTGGGGTTAAGATTAACCCGCAGATGATGGCACTTAGAAACGGTGTCGATGTCTTAGTCGCAACGCCAGGTCGTCTACTCGACCTTTATCAACAAAATGCGATTAAGTTTGAACAGCTTGAAGTGTTAGTTCTTGATGAAGCGGATCGTATGCTCGATATGGGGTTTATTCGTGATATCAAAAAGATTCTCGCTTTGTTACCTAAACAACGTCAGAACCTACTGTTTTCTGCGACTTTTTCTGACGAAATCCGCGCGCTTGCCAAAGAGCTTGTCAATGACCCTGTTGAAATTTCTGTTAGCCCAAGAAACACCACGGCAGAAACCGTTGAACAGTGTATCTACACCACAGACAAGCGTAAAAAAGCACCACTGCTTGTTAGCCTCATCAAAGAGAATAACTGGAAGCAGGTGTTGATTTTTGCTCGCACTAAGCACGGCGCAAACCGATTAAGTTTTCACTTGGATAAACAAGGTATCTCATCAGCTGCCATTCACGGCAATAAGAGCCAAGGCGCTCGCACACGTGCACTTGAAGGTTTCAAAAATGGTGAAATTAGTACCTTAGTCGCGACGGATATCGCCGCGCGTGGCATCGACATTTCTCACCTGCCTTATGTCGTTAACTTCGATTTACCCCATGTCGCAGCCGATTACGTTCACCGAATCGGTCGTACGGGCCGTGCGGGTGCTGTGGGCGAAGCGGTATCGCTAGTATGTAATGATGAAGTGAGTGAGCTGTTTGCAATAGAACGCCTTATTCAAAAACTCTTGCCACGCAAAGAACACCCTGAATACAAAGCGGTTAACGAAGTGCCTGAATCGGTATTAGATACTCGTCCTACCAAACCAAAGAAACCGAAAAAGCCGAAGAAGCCAAAGACAGCGCAGATGAATGCAGACAAGCCTGAGCATGCAGATGGACAACGCTCATCGAGTAAGCGTCGTGGTAATAAGCCTGTGAGCAAGAACCCTCGCCATAAACAGGTAAGAAAATTCAAACCAAAGACGACACAAAGCGACAAATAG